The following is a genomic window from Episyrphus balteatus chromosome 1, idEpiBalt1.1, whole genome shotgun sequence.
aataaacattttattacagttttaaaaaaaatttccgccTTAACAAAGAAGCATTTCATTACGTTTTAAACgaaataaaatcgaaaattcaaCCTGCTTCAAGATCTGAGGGATTGACCCCTGAGCAAAAGTTAGCTGCATGTTTGCGATTTTTCGGTGAAGGGACATATCAGCATGGTGTTGGCAAGGACTTCGACTCACCTGTGGCGCAATcaaccttttcaaaaattctccAAGAACTTTTATGTGTACTCGAAGATACATTGTGTGCCAAATGGATATCCTTGGATATGTCACCGGCTCAAATTCAGGAATCCAAGTCTTTCGTCGAAGCAAGAACAGGTTTTccaaatgttaaattttgcgTCGATGGAACTCACATCAAAATTGTTGCTCCGAGAGATGACAAACATTTGTTCTATAACAGAAAGGGATACTATTCCCTGAATGTTCTAATTGTAATGTGCATTATGTAAAAATAATAGAGAGTAGATTAAAATTTCTATATTTCTTTAGATTTGCGATTATAAAATGTGGATTCGCGGTTTAAACGCTAATTTCCAAGGGGCAAATCACGATTCCCATATATGGAATATCAGTCCACAAAGATCTCATTTTAAACAGAGATATGAAAACGGTGTCAGAGACGAATATGTATTAGGTATGTAGTATATTACTTCCAAAAATCCATAAATTTTgccaatttgattttttttgctaggaGATGCAGGTTATCCATTAGAACCTTGGTTGATGACTCCATTTAGGACTCCGCCACCAAATAGTCCTCTAATGCGTTACAACAAATCCCACTCCAGAGCCCGAAATGTAGTCGAAAGAACAATTGGTTTACTCAATTGGTTTACAGCAATAggagaagtagaagtagaagcgGGAGCAGAAGCGGGAGCAGCAGCAGCAATTGTTTTGGCGTTTGGGCCGTAAGACTTCGCCCTAACACCGGCGATAGAGCTTCTTAAGTTCATTAAGttgattacattttcttcaatttccgTAAATGATTTTTGTCGGTACCGACCACCACCTGTTGACTTGTTTTCTGTTTCGTTGGCAGCAAGTTTTCGTTTTATGTGTCTTTTATAGTCGCTCCAAACctaaaagcaaaattaattTGGAGTGTTGAATTTTCAGATGGATTCGGAGCAAACCTTTTTCCAACTATTGACGTCCCTCACTGGTGGACCAAGTAGGTTTACTTCTTGGgttaaattttcccaaaaactgtTGACTTCATCAGGAGGACGAGCAGTAAAATTCCTTGCAATATCAGGCTTCATATTCATGAGGTCTACAAGCCTCCCGTATTGGAATtggtttgttttgttctttttgctacaaaaacaaaacattagaaacataaaaacatacaaaaattgaaattacttttttgttttgtgcactcatttttgtgtttttgaacaatttatttgtttattatttcaatttttggttgtttatattttttcggATAACTATTCACCTTTGATTTTCTATCGGGAAGAATCGGAAGGAAAAAAAACCGCAAAACACAACCCGTCGcaaatattttgacagttcaCTGCATAGCATcgcatgtattttaaattttcaacgcACCTAAGATTTTTTTCGTAGATCTGTCCAATTTTACTGTCGGAAGGGTTAAAATcatatgaaaactgaaaaattcgtacaaatcggata
Proteins encoded in this region:
- the LOC129906576 gene encoding putative nuclease HARBI1, with translation MSPAQIQESKSFVEARTGFPNVKFCVDGTHIKIVAPRDDKHLFYNRKGYYSLNVLIICDYKMWIRGLNANFQGANHDSHIWNISPQRSHFKQRYENGVRDEYVLGDAGYPLEPWLMTPFRTPPPNSPLMRYNKSHSRARNVVERTIGLLNWFTAIGEVEVEAGAEAGAAAAIVLAFGP